Proteins encoded together in one Anopheles darlingi chromosome 3, idAnoDarlMG_H_01, whole genome shotgun sequence window:
- the LOC125955980 gene encoding alpha-ketoglutarate dehydrogenase component 4 yields the protein MVMLRAAALLSSARRIPLIKFRKGGPFLDVASQSTGGAAGTSAAATPAHARSVSSGEAIEEWQLPARYRRKPIDEVEMEWINRGGPPA from the exons ATGGTCATGTTACGCGCGGCAGCACTCCTATCCTCCGCACGACGAATCCCGCTGATCAAGTTCCGCAAAGGTGGACCCTTCCTGGACGTCGCCAGCCAGTCGACGGGCGGTGCGGCCGGTACTTCCGCGGCAGCCACACCCGCG CACGCCCGCTCGGTATCGTCCGGAGAAGCGATCGAGGAGTGGCAGCTGCCGGCTCGCTATCGTCGAAAACCGATCGATGAGGTGGAGATGGAGTGGATCAACCGTGGAGGACCACCGGCGTAA
- the LOC125955924 gene encoding ubiquitin carboxyl-terminal hydrolase calypso, whose translation MPVDINRLTDGWLELESDPGLFTLLLEDFGVKGVQVEEIYDLQKALEGQVYGFIFLFRWIEERRARRKIVETTDIYVKDEDAVNNIFFAQQVVPNSCATHALLSVLLNCSDIDLGTTLSRLKMHTKGMGPENKGLAIGNTPELACAHNSHAMPQARRRMDRNSGVSTGRFTGEAFHFVSFVPIDGHLFELDGLKPFPMDHGPWDEKEAWTDKFRRVMSDRLGITTGEQDIRFNLMAVVPDRRIAITHKLKMLRTNQTIVSAALEKLLKSEKKEQTSASTVKKEGESTAIKQEPESPVKLSSEYSELLAFKEEQPSKDQSDTTKPLATQQPPSPSAASSVTMTKELETLVSMNSSSDSVEIVGESSAIKQEPDHQEPPPSPPGSSFIGAGTFSPKDLLSLLKNLESEITITEQHLCDENEKRDRFKLDDCRRTHNYDEFICTFLSMLAHEGVLAELVSQDLITSRKPSFGGMHSAASASRAISRSYKKTASAATAAATNGTSPKTPGAKRRRGRAKCRKRK comes from the coding sequence ATGCCGGTCGATATCAACCGACTGACGGATGGgtggctggagctggagagtGATCCGGGGCTGTTCACACTGCTGCTTGAGGACTTCGGTGTGAAGGGTGTGCAGGTGGAGGAGATCTACGATCTACAGAAGGCCCTGGAGGGCCAGGTGTACGGGTTTATCTTTCTGTTTCGCTGGATCGAGGAACGGCGTGCCCGGCGCAAGATTGTCGAAACGACCGATATCTACGTGAAGGACGAGGATGCGGTGAACAACATTTTCTTCGCTCAGCAGGTGGTCCCGAACAGCTGTGCGACGCACGCcctgctgtcggtgctgctgaaCTGTTCCGACATCGATCTCGGAACGACGCTCAGCCGGTTAAAGATGCACACGAAGGGTATGGGACCGGAGAATAAGGGATTGGCGATCGGCAACACACCGGAGTTGGCCTGTGCACACAATTCACACGCGATGCCGCAGGCCCGCCGTCGGATGGATCGTAATTCGGGCGTTAGCACGGGTCGCTTCACCGGAGAGGCATTtcacttcgtttcgttcgtcccAATCGATGGCCATCTGTTCGAACTGGATGGATTGAAGCCATTCCCGATGGATCACGGACCGTGGGATGAGAAGGAAGCATGGACGGACAAATTCCGACGTGTTATGTCCGATCGGCTGGGCATCACAACCGGTGAGCAGGATATCCGGTTCAATCTGATGGCCGTGGTACCGGATCGGCGCATTGCCATCACGCACAAGCTAAAAATGCTCCGCACGAATCAAACCATCGTTTCGGCCGCGCTGGAGAAACTACTGAAATcggaaaagaaggaacagACATCGGCGTCGACGGTTAAGAAAGAAGGGGAAAGTACCGCTATAAAGCAGGAACCGGAATCTCCCGTGAAGCTTTCGTCCGAGTACTCGGAACTGTTGGCATTCAAGGAAGAGCAGCCGTCGAAGGACCAAAGTGACACCACGAAACCTCTAGCCACTCAACAACCACCGTCCccatcggcagcatcatcggtgacgatgacgaaagagctgGAAACGCTGGTTTCTATGAACAGCTCGTCAGATTCGGTGGAGATCGTCGGTGAAAGCAGCGCGATCAAGCAAGAACCGGATCATCaagaaccaccaccgtccCCTCCGGGATCATCGTTCATCGGTGCGGGTACCTTCTCTCCCAAGGatctgctgtcgctgctgaagAACCTCGAATCGGAGATCACGATCACCGAGCAGCATCTATGCGATGAGAATGAGAAGCGTGATCGCTTCAAGCTGGACGATTGCCGGCGGACACACAACTATGACGAGTTCATCTGTACCTTCCTCTCGATGCTGGCCCACGAAGGGGTACTGGCGGAACTCGTCTCGCAGGATCTCATCACAAGCCGCAAACCGAGTTTCGGCGGAATGCACAGcgctgccagtgccagcaggGCCATCTCACGGAGCTACAAAAAGACGGCatcagcggcgacggcggcggccacgaACGGGACCTCACCGAAGACACCGGGAGCGAAGCGGCGTCGCGGCCGAGCCAAGTGTCGAAAGCGCAAGTGA